The Opisthocomus hoazin isolate bOpiHoa1 chromosome 2, bOpiHoa1.hap1, whole genome shotgun sequence genomic interval AAGAGGCAAGGCTggctaagcattttttttttaatgctatgaaAATGGGGAAAGCTAACAGGAAATGCCAAATTTAGGAAGACAGTTTAGCTGCTACAGTATGCGTAGTAAACAGAACTGATATTaagctctttttgttttccttcccacaaTTAGGTAAAAGATGGAGGTGGTGAACATCTTCCGTGTAAACAGGAGGAAAAGAGACTTACAAAACTAGGCCACTTGGGAGAGCTAGATGTTAAGAAAGTTCCCAAAGGCAAAATTTCCATTGTGGAGGCTCTGACACTTCTTAATAATCATAAACTTCATCCTCAGATATGGACTGCAGAGAAAATAGCAGAGGAATACAGTCTGGAACTGGAGGAGGTCAACGCTCTTCTGGAATTCTTCATTCCTTTCACTGTGCAGGAATttcctaaagaaacaaaaaaagctatAAAGGCAACATAAACATAATTACCAAAACCTTGTGTGATCTCACTCGTGTCTTAATTTTACTCTTGAGTATATTCAGTGTCTGAAAAGAGTTGGGAACCTGTCATCCAACAAGGCTGCTTCCTTATACCTGTTAAAAGTATTCAAGCAATTCCATTCTGTACAGGATGGCTTCAGTTAAATGCATCAATTACATGATACAGGTTGTAAACCAGAATATGACTAATAAGTTGTATGAGAGCATGTCACACGATTCTGATTATCCCATTCGTATGTTCTGACTTCATTTAAAACATGCAAGTTGTGGTGAGAACTTGACCTGAACAGGTTGCCTTTCTTAGCAGAGACTTCCTGGCCTCCAGCTTCGTTGGTGCTCTGTGTTTATCGGCTCTGCAGTTTCGTGTTGCAGTGTTCTTTCAAGAACTTGCTGTCAAgttgcatgtgtatatatacaagCAGCTGTATTTCTTTTGTATAAGAATGGAATAGTATTTATACTTTGTAAAGAAGGTTAACCACAAGATCATTTGGGAAATTCAGCTGTGTCAAAATAAAAAGATGAATAGCAAGAAGGCCTTTTTCTGATGCTGGGACGGTAATGGGTGGTGTGTAACTCTTCTTCCGCTCTGTTCTGATGTAGCTTAAGTATCTGCACCTCCCCAGGTACTGTCTGTCAGCCAGTGAATAAGAGCGATGGTCTTCTAGCATCGGTCTCTTGCAGCAGTCTATGGCACCTACTGTGTAAGAAATAATGGTTCGTATTATAATTAATAGGTAGCTATGAAATACAACTGGATCTACTAATTGGACCCACAAGTGGGTCTTCTGTCAATGTCTGCCTGTCCTGTTACAACAACCCCTTTTTCCCTATGGAGGCCTGGTCAGACTTACCCAAATGTGGGCTAGGTCAGGTCACGCTCACTCACAATAAGTTACCTACGTACTAGCAGACGGAAGATGAACAGTGTCCTTCCCAATTGTTAGCAAAGGAGGATGCAAACTGTGAGGTGGTAACGGTGGATTGTTACCTTCTGCGACTGTTCAGGTCTGTGCAGGTAAGGAAGAAGCTTTGCACTGATGATTAATACTGTAGTGAAAACTGGTTCACGTTTTCCAGctaagtcggggggggggggggaaggggataatCAGAATTCATACTTAAAAACGCATTATGGTTACCTTCgttcaaaagaaacaaacacccaCAATTTTTTGTGGTGCTAATGTTCCTAGTGCCCATCACCAAAACAGTTGGATTTATTAAGGGGGTGCAAGTCAGTACCAGACCTACAatgtaactttctttttttccttttaaggaaCTTTCTGCTAGGTCTTAAATTTCAGACCCTGGTAAATATCTTACCAAGAAGATGATCAGCAATGGAACAAGGTATTTACAGTACAGTTTGCCACAGTGTATTCAAGGTTCTGCTTGATTAACTTCTGCAGCACGTAATGCTGTACCTTAGTGGAAGATTATACCTAAGTCCATTGTATAAAAATTCAAAATTGTTGGTCTTTGGATGTGTGGACTGGGGATGGGCTTGTCCTTCTTCCTGTAATGTAATGGGGACAGAGCCGCGCTCCGAACCTGATGCGTCCGAGTTATGTACCATAtcgagatttttttgttttccacataGGACTCTTTCATGGAATGTTGCAACAGAAATACTTTACTGTTTGAGTACTGTTCATCCTAATGCAACATTTAAGGTAATACTCGGAAAGCAGCTGTGGAATGCATTTGGTACAGGTACTGTTATTGGAGATGCTGTGATTGCCTTCTTTAAAAATGAATCTTTAATTAGGTGTTGGAGTTGATTAAAAACTTGCTGCAGTTGGCACCAGACAACACCTTAATCATGGCTCTTGACTAACTTGGTATGTATTTTGGCTTCTTTTGTCTGCCTTTGTGAACTGTCTTGTGGTGTGGCTGTACCGTTACAGTACCCCGTTTCACGTGGAAGGTCCCTAGAGGCATTATGGTATCCTGGTGCTCTGCTTACGCTCTGCAGCAGGCACGTGCTTTGGGACGCTTGGTGCTCCTCATGTTCAGTGCTCCAGCCATACCTTCAGGACCAAATCCTCTCCATGAATGAGACGATTGCAAAGCTATCCCTAGTTCCTCCAGGATCTTGTCCTCGGAATGTATCGTCCACGGTGGGGAAGCAGGCAGAGGTGGGCCAGGAATCCGTCTGCCTGGAAGCAGGTGAACTCCCGGTGGCCCAGAAGGCTCCTGTGTAGCAGGGAGCTTCTCCCTCACAGGGAGTCCACTTCAGGAAAATCGTACACAATGCAGTTTGCTGTCAGCACACGGATTCTGCTGCTGGTCGCCTGCCCCACCTGCTGGGCAACATCAAACCAGCATTGTGAAGGCATTGCTGATGGTATGGGACCATGTGAAACCTGGACCTTTATCTATCCAAAGCATCCATAGTCTGAACGTTTAGCTTTCACTGTCCCTTCAGACATGGAGTGTTTTACTTGCCCAAAGCTCACAAGAAGATCCAGGTCTTTGCTCTGGTGGGAAAGCCTGTCCCTGCTCAAGCACTCTCAACGCTACCACCTCGTCCTGTGTAGGCTACTGGCCATAGCCAGCCGCAAGGTCCTTGGCCAGTGTGTGCTTCAGTGGTGTTCGAGTGGGTCAGTGTTGGAAGGCAATGCCGGTTTTAGGGTTGATGCCTGGGACAAGGCTGTTCTCACTGTTGCATCTCTTCTAGAACTGCTTATTTGCTTTCTCCCAGTTTCAAGGGACTCCGCTCATCAGTTACCTTGCCTGCTTACCAGTTTCTGGTTTTGGCGCAGTTTCTAGTTGGAAGAATAATGGTGTTTTCTTTACACTTTTAACTTTTCAAGCAACTGTTTTGAAGAGGGAATTGTGGGGAATTTGTGGGAACATGCAATTCAGTTTTCTGGTACTTGTATGTGGAgaatttttcatgtttcattgCCGTGCATGCGGTGCACCAAATTTAGCTCAGATGTTTTTGGCCACCACATAGAATCATTACACTTGGTAGGAAACAACAACCAGCCTCACTCCGACGGCTTTGTTCTTGCCAAATTAATGTAAAATGTGTCGCAAGTATAAGCTTTGCAAGCCTATAAGGGGGTTGTTTAATTTCTAGTGTAAATGACACACGGTTAACGGACTTCTTTCTATGTGGCATTATTAAACCAGTTTTCCAGATGTCACTGAACAAAGCCAGGGCTGCCTTGGGCACTGAGACAGAGCAGGTACACAGGGCAGGCTGTGCCTCATTTGGAAATGAGGGTTACATTCCTGGTGAGACATAAAATTGAATTTCTACAGGGGAGTTCCAGCAGGTATACTGGAATTCCTGGCTTGAATTTTTCCAAAAAATGTCTCTTTTTAGAGGCAGTCTAGTAGCTCACTTACCTGTGTTTTCTGGGACATGGTCCCGTTCCTCTAGCCTTGTTCTATCCTGAAGCCTATTGCCAGCCTTCTCTGCTATGGAAACTTTATGCAGCTGCACTCTGCTCTTCACTGGCTCCCATGCAAAAGTTGGTTGTATTCTGCACTCTCGGCATCAACAACCTGTTTTATTTCTGCAGAGCGCTCTTGCCTTCCCAGGAGTGGCACATCTGCTGAGGTAAAGATGAGAGGACTAAGCACATGTTTTGTTCTGCAGAATTTAGAATAGGAGAGATTTTCAAAAGAGATGTAGCTTGTCATACACCTTCAAAAGCTGCTCTTTTGGGATATGTGAAACTAAGTCATCTTGAGCCGTCTCACCAGGTATTAATGGTAGCTAGGTTCTTGCAGTCTGATGCCGAGACAGCGAGATTGGAGCTGTGAGGCAGGCAAGAGTTTTCACTCTGCTTTCTGTGCGCGCTAGTCAGAAGGAACTTCAGTACAAGTGATCTTTCTGTAGCCTTCCAGCGCAGGGTACTTGCCTTTTAAGCTACCTCTTCTTGCTCAAccagaaaagaaaatgatgttTATATGCGAGAGGTGTGTACTAAACTTACAAAATGGAATATCTTATTGCTGCACTGAATAATGGAGTCAAACCTCAAGTAGTCATAAAACAGGATCAAAatgcaaaactttaaaaaagcaaCTGTCTCACCTTGTTTCATAGGAGCATCCTGCATTCACATTTGAGATTCCATGAAGCTTCACATTTCATGGCTCCATTCTGGAGCCCCTTTCTAAACAGGATTTTTCTGGTTCTCAGTGAGGCGGTGCCAGTGTTGAGCTGGCAGCAGGGGTGTCTGATCAGCGCAGGTGAGCTTCAGGTGCACATGAGTTCTGGCACTTGAGACTGCGGAAGCTGTACGCCGACCGATGTGCTATTAACAATCCAAACGCTGTGTCGGTGCCTGGCGTTTTTAGATCTGTTTCCAGCAATCTGTGAGTCTAATGAATTCCATAACCTTTCACAGAATAGGTATTGCTGTGCTGTTATCAGAGCTAAG includes:
- the NDUFAF4 gene encoding NADH dehydrogenase [ubiquinone] 1 alpha subcomplex assembly factor 4, giving the protein MGGRLVRVLRTFNVESRARREISKEKPTAAPRHRTSRLDELADRPEIREEIYQKDDRLLTLLKDVYVESRDPPGQVKDGGGEHLPCKQEEKRLTKLGHLGELDVKKVPKGKISIVEALTLLNNHKLHPQIWTAEKIAEEYSLELEEVNALLEFFIPFTVQEFPKETKKAIKAT